CGGCCATTTATAACCTGGAATGGATACTCATTTTCAAATCTTTTGTATTTCAAATTAGTGTAAGGATTCCAAATAGTTTCAAACCAGTAAAATGTTTTTGGAAACTTTTCTAAGCCTATCTCTTTTAGCCCTGCTGGTATAACTTTTGATTCCTCAATACGCTTATTGTACTTAGAGTATCTTCCTTTTCTCTTTCCACTATCCTCATAATCCCAAACAAACTCAATTAGTTTAGAATCTGTCTTTGGAAAAGCTTTGTTAGGTTCATCGCTACCAACTTTTTTATACCTGTAATAGCTCATTGGCCATACAGCTACGCCTTTATTCTTTCTCAGCCATTCAACTGTGAGGGGTTTTCCTTTAATTACTTTTTTCTTATGATCTATTTCTACTTCACCTTTTTCTAATGACTCTGGTGTTCCTAAGATTTTATAACCTTCTGGATACTTAGGATATGGAAGTGGTGTGCCGACATTTAACTTTCCTGGCGAGACTGCTAACATTTCATTCACGAAATCTTCCTCTGAGTTATATTTCAGCCAAAAATCTTCTCCTTTTAAATCCTTATCACCAAGTTCCACAAGTCTTTTAGCAAGCATATTCATTATTTCTGTTGGTTTTTTACTTTCATAAAGAGGTTTAATAACCTCATCTCTTAAATATAACACAGGGTGTGATGGATAAATATCACTCAACGACATCCTTTCAACAAAACTTGCTTCTGGAAGAATTACATCAGCATAAAGTGCACTTTCTAAAAAGATTGAATCTATCACTACAGAAAGTTCAAGTTTATATTCACCATTTGAATCTTTAGCTGTAAATGCTTTTTTCCAAGCTTCGGGATTAGAAGCGGTTATTAGTGAATTTCCTGTTCTTAAAATATAACCTTTAAATGGATATTTATGCCCTTTAAAAGGTCCATAAGTAATGTTTACACCTTTAAATATTCTATCAGGTATATCGGCTACAACATCATCCCATGCTGAAGGGTACTGATCACCATAAGCATCTTTGTGAAGATGTTCGACTTCGCCTTCTACCTCTTTGCCATTTATAACTTTTTTTATTTTTCTTTTTTTAAACTGCGCACCTTTGGCACTTCCACCTTTGCTGGCTTTAACTATTTCTGTATCAATGGCTCCTCCTGGAGCATCAAAGTTACCGGTAATTACATTCAACACCGTACCAATAATTGAGGCACAATATCCATTATAATGGTGCCCAGGAGATTGCATACCCCATACAAGTGTTGCAGGTTTGGTTATCCCAAAATCATGAGCTAAATTTCTTATCTGGTCTATCGTAAGCCCTGTTCTATCGCTAGCCCACTCAAGAGAAAAATAGCTAAGATTATTTATTGGGTCCTTTTTGTTAAACCAGCTTTTAAATTCATCAAAAAATTTATCCCAACCTTTAACATATTTTTTCATATTCCAGTCGATATATCTTCTATCAGGATTATTAGGGTTATCATTTTCAATAATATATCTTAACATTGCACCGAAAAGGTCACCATCAGTTCCTGCACGTGGTGCAAGCCACTGGTCTGCGGCAGTTGCAGTATTGGAATATGAAGGATCAATTACAACAACCTTACATCCATTCTTAAGTTTTGCCTCAACAGTACCTCTATTTTCATAGTAAATTCTAGTTGATACAAAAGGGTTCCAACCGTTATAAATTATAAGTTTTGTTTTGTAGTCATAATTTTTAGTCAGATTACCTTTTTTATCCCTTATTAAGAGAGGTCTCATTATGTCAGGCTGAATTCTTTTACCACCTAAGATAAGTTTTGGACCATGTCTTCTAGGAGTATCACAAATTGCACCATGCTCAACACAGTTTGGAGTTCCCCATGCAAAAAACAATCTCCAGTATTGATCTCTGTCCGTTACATCTCCAGTATTCATCATAACAGATTCAGCACCATATTCTTTTTTGATTTTGGTAAGTTTTTTTGCAATAAAGTCTATTGCTTCGTCCCAACTAACTTTTTTAAATTGTCCACTTCCTCTTTCGCCTGTTCTTATCATTGGGTGCTTTATCCTGTAAGGTGAATATACCAGCTGGGGAATAGATGCGGCTTTAGCACAACAAGTTCCATCATTCATAGGAACATCTTTGTTCCCATAAATCTTCCATAGGTTTCCACCTTTTGACCAAAACTCAAGACCACACTCGGCAGGGCACATAGCATCAGCACTAAAAACTTTTTTATAATTTTTTAGCTCTTCTTTTATAATTCCGGCTTCTTTTGGGGAGATTTTGGCAAGAACATCTCCAGATTTAGCGTTTATTGCGGCAATAGTAGCAGCTGCTGCGGATGATTTTAGAAAATTTCTTCTACTTATTTTCATAACCTATACCTCCCTGTTTATTTCTTTGTCAGCTACTTCAAACACCTTAAAGTCTTTAATAAAATATGTCACTCTAGGTTTTGTACCAAATTCTTCATTCCATTTAGCACCTTTTACAGTTT
The window above is part of the Deferrivibrio essentukiensis genome. Proteins encoded here:
- a CDS encoding molybdopterin-containing oxidoreductase family protein, whose protein sequence is MKISRRNFLKSSAAAATIAAINAKSGDVLAKISPKEAGIIKEELKNYKKVFSADAMCPAECGLEFWSKGGNLWKIYGNKDVPMNDGTCCAKAASIPQLVYSPYRIKHPMIRTGERGSGQFKKVSWDEAIDFIAKKLTKIKKEYGAESVMMNTGDVTDRDQYWRLFFAWGTPNCVEHGAICDTPRRHGPKLILGGKRIQPDIMRPLLIRDKKGNLTKNYDYKTKLIIYNGWNPFVSTRIYYENRGTVEAKLKNGCKVVVIDPSYSNTATAADQWLAPRAGTDGDLFGAMLRYIIENDNPNNPDRRYIDWNMKKYVKGWDKFFDEFKSWFNKKDPINNLSYFSLEWASDRTGLTIDQIRNLAHDFGITKPATLVWGMQSPGHHYNGYCASIIGTVLNVITGNFDAPGGAIDTEIVKASKGGSAKGAQFKKRKIKKVINGKEVEGEVEHLHKDAYGDQYPSAWDDVVADIPDRIFKGVNITYGPFKGHKYPFKGYILRTGNSLITASNPEAWKKAFTAKDSNGEYKLELSVVIDSIFLESALYADVILPEASFVERMSLSDIYPSHPVLYLRDEVIKPLYESKKPTEIMNMLAKRLVELGDKDLKGEDFWLKYNSEEDFVNEMLAVSPGKLNVGTPLPYPKYPEGYKILGTPESLEKGEVEIDHKKKVIKGKPLTVEWLRKNKGVAVWPMSYYRYKKVGSDEPNKAFPKTDSKLIEFVWDYEDSGKRKGRYSKYNKRIEESKVIPAGLKEIGLEKFPKTFYWFETIWNPYTNLKYKRFENEYPFQVINGRVHHAMTGTQMATFLSEIKVEGTWQPLNDEIKDITVDVLPGAKYKAKEQVFEKNSYSVGTIWMNEDDAKELNLKTGDLVEIENPLGFSTRGKIFASGGIRPKVIKIAFGTGGRFVKEIGPLYKVKGTTPLANLMTDPNGRSPIMGFPTFADMIARIKKV